The following is a genomic window from Alkaliphilus sp. B6464.
CCGGTTTTAATATGGACATTCCAGCTTCTCCACTAAATACAACGCTCCACATAATCTTTAGTACAGCAGCTGTAATAACAACTCCTAGAAGCAGTTTCAAGTTATTTTTCCAAGCAGCTATAATAAGAGCAATAAAGAATATTGGAACAGATAAACTCATTATAATTTTGGGAGCTATCCATACCCCCTTTAAATATTCCATTTCATAGGCAAGAAATGTCATTACCTGAGAGCTACTTGTTTCAGGTGCAGGAAACCAAAACATGCTAGTAAACAAGGCAAATATTGAACCGAATATTCCAGTTAAGTTCTTCTTACAAGCGAATAATATAATCGGAATGATAAACAAAGGCCTTATATACCAACTCAATACATTATGATGTCTAGCATATGCCCAGTTGAAAAATATATCATTTGTTAGAAATAATATTACAAATATCACTGTAGCGACTGCAAAAATTATTCCCAATATATAATCCATTTTTTTAGTCATAATTAATACCTCCTTAATTTTTATATTGGTTTTATTCCATTAAAAACAATGTTAAGCAGTGAATCAACTAGTTTATTAGTATCTTCATTATAATGGGTATGGTTAATATCACCAAATTTGTTTAGCATGTATTCATTTACTGTTTTATTAAGAGATTGCAACATCATACTTAAAGCTAAGGTATCAACCTTACTACTAACTTCGCCTTTTAATTTTGCATGATCAACCATTTGAACAAATAAGGTTTCTGATTGTTTTTCTCCTTCCTTAATAACTGCCGACTTTACAGTTTCATTATTCTCTTTTGAAAATTGTTCTCCTAAAGCAGCATATTGTGGATACTCTTTAGAAAATTCAATACCTTTGATGAACAGTAACCGAATTTGTTCCAGTAGAGTTAATGTTTTAAATTGATCTAAAATTATAGTAAAAAAACTAACTTTTTTTTCAATCACTAGAGTCATTATATAGATATATAGGTCAAGTTTGTCTGTAAAGTACTGATAAAAGCTCCCCTTAGCAATATTTGATTTCTTGCATATTTGATTAATACTAGCTATGTCATAATTAGCAGAGGAGAATACTTCTATAGCTACTGATATAATTAAGTTTCTTTTGTCCTCTGATAAATTGAAAAATGCTGGGTTTGGCATTATTTAACCTCCTTTCGTATTTTTGCGACCATCTAGTCACATGGTTTAAATTTATTATATGACCACATGGTCACAATGTCAATATAATTTTCAAAATAATATCATAGACAATAACACTAAATGATAAATAAATCACTTAGAGCTTCTGGCACAAAAATCCTCTGGAGAATGTCTCATCCAGAGAATTATAAAACTTATTTTACTCCAAAACCGTTCACGCCTGACTAATTTGTCCCTGATATAGACGTTGTATATTGGCTAATGTTGACGGAATAAAAGTCCGATACAATAAATATATTAGCTGAGAACTAGTTTTTTCAATAGCTCCCATTCTCCGGCACCGGCCAGTCTCTGCTGCTAGAGGCTCATTTGGCTGTATTTTCTAAAAAATATATTATCGTCATATTTGTTTTCTTTCATATATAATTTCTTCGCATTAAAGGCAATTCATTCCAGTTACGATTTGCTTCACTCTTTAAAAAACGCTTTACTATAAACCACAGTTCCCGCAATGTCATCAAAACTTCCATCTTCAAGTTCCAATGCTATATACGATTCATCTAGTAAGCCCTCTACTTTTTTCTATTCTGTATCCTAAACCTTATGGTTGTTATCTAATCTATCTCCACAATCCTACCTAATTTTTCACAAGAAAGCACCCTCGATATCTACCGAAGGTTTTGGTCTTATCAATTCTATTATAGGAGTGATAGAATACACACACTCCTATTTTTCTATTTAGTCATAATAGTCAATTTCTTGCTTTGCCACAATCTCCGAGTGAAATTATATCTTAGTCTTGTTTTTCGCTATAAACAAGCTTTTATATTTGACCCATTATATGCTTTAACTAAAATATGTCCATTATAAACTTCAATTTTATCCACCATACTCTTCACTACACCTTCATTGTAAGTACTGTCACAAATTATCTCTGAAAGTTGTTCTTTTAGCCACTCTTCATTTAGCGTAAGGGATAAGGCACACTTGTCCTTGTCCTTTTCAATTCTAGTGGTACATCTCCATAAAACTTTACCACACTCGGTTCTTCTACGACTTTTCTTCTTTGACAGGTTATATCCTTCTCAGCTCTTTCATATCAATCTCTTTTCTCAATTAAGGATACAAGAAAGCCGTGAGCATATTTCAACTCACGGCTTTCGCTAATTTTTATTCTATTTTATCTCTCAGCCCGTTGCAACAGGCATACAACCTCACAATGTGCCGTATGCGGAAACATATCCATACATTTAACTTTTTCAACCTTATATCCATGTTGCTCTAGTTCTACTAAATCTCTAACTAAGGTTTTAGGATTGCAGGAAACATATACAATTTTCTCTGCATCAAATCCTATTATATCTTTTAAGGCTTGAGGGTGGATACCTGATCTTGGAGGATCTAATACGATAATATCCGGCTTATCTTTAAGCTCCTTTACCTTTTCCTTTACATCCCCTGCTATAAACTTACAGTTATCTAACCCATTTAACTTTGCATTTTCATTGGCAGCACGTACAGCATCCTCTATAATCTCTATACCTATTACCTTTTTAGCCTTTTGTGCCGTTATTTGTCCAATAGTTCCCGTCCCACAATATAGATCGAATAGAGTTTTATCATCTGCATCTCCTACAAAATCTCGTACTATGGAATACAGCTTTTCTGCTCCCAGACTATTTGTTTGAAAGAAGGAAAAGGCAGAGATTCTAAACTTTAAGCCTAATAGTTCTTCTACTATATAATCTCTTCCAAATAAAATTCTCGTTTCATCGCTTTGAACAACATCAGCTAGGTTATCATTTAATGTATGCAGAAAACCTACTAGTTCTCCTTCTAAATCTAGTCCCTTTATTTCATCCACTAGATCTGTAAAATCTAAATCTATTTTGGTTGTAGTTACAAGGTTTATAAGTAGCTCTTTTGTATAGTGTGCTTTTCTTACAACTAAATGTCGTAAATAACCTTCATGGGATCTAGTATTATAATAAGGAATATTTTTCTCCTTAAAGTAATTAAGCATAATATTTAATATATTTCTGAAGTCCTTATCCATTATGCCACACTCATTTACAGTTACAATGTCATAATGTCTACCCTTTTTATGCATTCCAAGTGTTAATGGGCCTCCTTTTTCCTCATCTCCAAAGGAAAACTCCATTTTATTTCTATATTCAAAAGCATTAGGACTCACCTCTACAGGTAAGTATTCATAATCTTTTATATCTGCTTCATCAAATAATCTTTTTACTTGCATATCTTTCATTTTTGTTTGATTTTCATAGGCTATGCTTTGATAAAGACATCCGCCACAATTACCAAAATGAGCACAGGTTGTTTGATCCTCTAATGGAGATTTCTCTACAACCTCATATATTTGGCCTTCTACATTGTTATTTTTAGTTTTAGTTATAAATACCTTTAATTTCTGCCCCTTTATTGCACTTTTAACTGTTACTTTTGTTCCTTCGAAATATCCATAACCCTTTCCACCAAATTCATTTTCTTCTATAGTCAAATCTATTATTTGTTTTCTCTTCAGCACGAAATTCACTCCTATGTATTCTATTAAATTATTTAAGTTCTTTTATCTGTTCTAATTCTTCTTCAGTAAGTTCTCTATACTCTCCTAAGTCTAGATTATTATCAAGCTCTAATGGCCCCATCGAAAGTCTTTTTAAATATATAACTGTCTTATCTACTGCCTGAAACATTCTTTTTACTTGATGAAACTTTCCTTCATATATAGTTAACTCTATTTCAGATATTTCATCAGAATTTAATATTTTAAGCTCTGCTGGCAAGGTTTTATAATCCTCATCTATAAATACACCTTCCTTAAACCTTTCTCCATCTTCTTCTGTAACTACACCTTCAACTTTAGCATAATAGGTTTTAGGTACTTGTTTTTTGGGAGAAAGTAATTGATGAGCTAGCTGTCCATCGTTAGTAAGTAGTAATAGTCCTTCTGTATCCTTATCTAATCTGCCTACTGGAAATACATCAAATGGTCTATAGGATTCATCTAATAAATCTACCACTGTTTCATCTCTATTATCTTCAGTAGCTGATATTACTCCTTGAGGTTTGTTCATCATAATATAGATAAATTCACGATAATTTACAACTTCATTACCTACAATAATTTCGCTATTTTCAGGATCTATATGTAAACTACTATCTTTAATTATCTTACCATCTACCTTCACTAATCCATCTTTACAAATTTTTCTAATATCTCTGCGACTACCATAGCCTAAATTTGCTAATACTTTATCTATTCGTTGAGTTTTAGCCATAATTATCCTCCACATTATTCTTTGTTATATAGATACAATATATTATTTGTTCTTCAAAATATTATATCCTACTTTGTGTTTTATCACAATTTACCGATAAAAAAATTCGTCTAGTGCTATCCTAAATAGTTAAAAACTTTATACTTTTTTATACAAACAAAAAAGACTCCCTAAGGAGCCTGATTTATCTTTTCTTTAATTTAATTTTTTGACTTACCATTGAGTATGAAAGAAACATCATCATAAATATAAGAAAATATGTACTTGTATTATAGTTCATTGAGTATAAGTTTACTAGAGCAACAATACCACCACTAACAGTAATAGGTATACCCATATATACTCCTTCAAATTCGGTTACATTATATCTTGCTAAGCGATAAGCTCCTGCAATTGGAAATAAAATAATAATAGCCATTCCTATTACTCCATAATTAATTAAGTGGCTGGCCCAAATTAAAATAGCCGGAGCAACACCAAATGAAATTAAATCACATAGCGAGTCCAATTCTTTTCCTAAGTCACTTTCTGCATCAAACTTTCTTGCTAATTTACCATCAAAACGATCCATTAAAGCAGCTAATAAAATAAGTAATGCGGCTAAAAAGTAATTTTCTGCTAATATATTAATAATTGATAAAACTCCCAAGGACAAATTGAACAAAGTAAACATATTAGGTATATGGGATTTAACTCTCATTATATCTCCCCTATCTATTTTTATATTACTATAATTCCATAATTAGCAAATATATATTTATATAATAGCCGTTCGTTGCAGATATTTTAAAATAATTATATCATACCTCCTGATTGTGTTAGTATATTTTTAACAAGCCTTTCTACCATTTTACTTTATTTTACTCAAAATTGATAGTGACAAATTATAAAAACTTGGTTTAATTTGTTATATCAAAGTTCTTCTATATAAAATAGACTTTAATTTATGATTATTATTTGAATATATTTTTTCTATAGGTTTAACATATTAATATATAGTTGGACTACTTTTAACCCTAATTGACGATACATAGCCACTATGATAGAATTAAGAAAAATACACATATTATTGCACCAAAATTACATATAGGAGGAATCACTATGCCATTAATTACAAGTACAGAGCTTTTTAAAAAAGCATACGAAGGCAATTATGCAATTGGAGCATTTAATGTTAACAACATGGAAATAATACAAGGAATTGTTGAAGCAGCTAAAGAGGAAAGGTCGCCATTAATCCTTCAAGTTTCTGCTGGTGCTAGAAAATACGCAAATCCAATCTACTTAAAAAAGTTAGTAGAGGCTGCTATTGAAGACTCTAACTTACCTATTGTATTACACTTAGATCATGGAGAAGATTTTGAAGTTTGCAAGCAATGTATAGATGATGGTTTTACATCTGTTATGATCGATGCATCCCATTATGAATTTGAAAAAAATATTGAAATTACTAAAAAAGTTGTTGAGTATGCGCATAGTAAAGGTGTTGTGGTAGAGGCTGAGCTTGGAAGATTAGCAGGTGTAGAAGATGCTGTAAATGTAAGTGAAAAAGATGCAACATATACTGTTCCTGAGCAAGCAGCTGAATTTGTTGAAAAAACTGGTGTAGATTCGTTAGCTATAGCAATTGGTACAAGTCATGGTGCTTATAAATTTAAAGGTGAGCCTTCATTAGATTTTGAAAGATTAAAGCAAATTCAAAAATTATTACCTAACTTCCCACTAGTATTACATGGTGCATCTACTGTATTACCTGAATTTGTTTCTCTATGCAATGAATACGGTGGAAATATTCCAGGTGCACAAGGTGTTCCAGAAGAAATGATTCGTCAAGCAGCACAACTAGGAGTATGTAAGGTAAATATAGATACAGATTTACGTCTTGCTATGACTGCAGCAATTAGAAAAGATTTAATAGATAATCCAAATAACTTTGATCCAAGAAAATACTTAGGTGCAGGTAGAACTGCAATTAAAGAAATGGTTCAGCATAAGATTAAAAATGTATTAGGATCTAACAACGCAATTTAATATAATAAAAAGGTGGCTATTAATAGCTACCTTTTTATTTCTATCATTTCAAACTCAGCATAATCACAGGATGTTAAGTAGTAATTAATTCCGTTATGGATTCCCTTTAGACCAGCACCATAGGATGTTTCTCCATGTAAGTGCCCATATATTACATGTCTTACATTATATTTCTCTAAGACTTCAGTAAATAAAGAGGGCTCTAACTTATCATTTGTAGGTGGATAATGGAGCATAACAATGATATTATCATATCCACTTTTTTTAGCAGTATTTAAAGACATCTCTAAACGACTAACTTCTCTTAAATATATTTTTTCGTCATGATTGGTAAACTTATAATGATTAGGGCAGTTCCAACCCCTTGTTCCACATATTGCATATTCTCTATATGTAAAGAAATTATTTTGTATAAAGCTCATAGAATCAAATAATGAATTCAATCTTGTTATTGAACCCCACCAATAGTCATGGTTTCCTCTAATTAAATACTTTTTACCAGGCAAATCTGCAATCCACTCTAAATCTATCATTGCCTCTTCTAAAGTCATCGCCC
Proteins encoded in this region:
- a CDS encoding TetR/AcrR family transcriptional regulator codes for the protein MPNPAFFNLSEDKRNLIISVAIEVFSSANYDIASINQICKKSNIAKGSFYQYFTDKLDLYIYIMTLVIEKKVSFFTIILDQFKTLTLLEQIRLLFIKGIEFSKEYPQYAALGEQFSKENNETVKSAVIKEGEKQSETLFVQMVDHAKLKGEVSSKVDTLALSMMLQSLNKTVNEYMLNKFGDINHTHYNEDTNKLVDSLLNIVFNGIKPI
- a CDS encoding metallophosphoesterase, with translation MAIYAIGDLHLSGYSDKPMDIFGAQWNDHSNKIRDSWLKKVNNDDAVLIPGDISWAMTLEEAMIDLEWIADLPGKKYLIRGNHDYWWGSITRLNSLFDSMSFIQNNFFTYREYAICGTRGWNCPNHYKFTNHDEKIYLREVSRLEMSLNTAKKSGYDNIIVMLHYPPTNDKLEPSLFTEVLEKYNVRHVIYGHLHGETSYGAGLKGIHNGINYYLTSCDYAEFEMIEIKR
- the pssA gene encoding CDP-diacylglycerol--serine O-phosphatidyltransferase; protein product: MRVKSHIPNMFTLFNLSLGVLSIINILAENYFLAALLILLAALMDRFDGKLARKFDAESDLGKELDSLCDLISFGVAPAILIWASHLINYGVIGMAIIILFPIAGAYRLARYNVTEFEGVYMGIPITVSGGIVALVNLYSMNYNTSTYFLIFMMMFLSYSMVSQKIKLKKR
- the rlmD gene encoding 23S rRNA (uracil(1939)-C(5))-methyltransferase RlmD translates to MLKRKQIIDLTIEENEFGGKGYGYFEGTKVTVKSAIKGQKLKVFITKTKNNNVEGQIYEVVEKSPLEDQTTCAHFGNCGGCLYQSIAYENQTKMKDMQVKRLFDEADIKDYEYLPVEVSPNAFEYRNKMEFSFGDEEKGGPLTLGMHKKGRHYDIVTVNECGIMDKDFRNILNIMLNYFKEKNIPYYNTRSHEGYLRHLVVRKAHYTKELLINLVTTTKIDLDFTDLVDEIKGLDLEGELVGFLHTLNDNLADVVQSDETRILFGRDYIVEELLGLKFRISAFSFFQTNSLGAEKLYSIVRDFVGDADDKTLFDLYCGTGTIGQITAQKAKKVIGIEIIEDAVRAANENAKLNGLDNCKFIAGDVKEKVKELKDKPDIIVLDPPRSGIHPQALKDIIGFDAEKIVYVSCNPKTLVRDLVELEQHGYKVEKVKCMDMFPHTAHCEVVCLLQRAER
- the fba gene encoding class II fructose-1,6-bisphosphate aldolase — its product is MPLITSTELFKKAYEGNYAIGAFNVNNMEIIQGIVEAAKEERSPLILQVSAGARKYANPIYLKKLVEAAIEDSNLPIVLHLDHGEDFEVCKQCIDDGFTSVMIDASHYEFEKNIEITKKVVEYAHSKGVVVEAELGRLAGVEDAVNVSEKDATYTVPEQAAEFVEKTGVDSLAIAIGTSHGAYKFKGEPSLDFERLKQIQKLLPNFPLVLHGASTVLPEFVSLCNEYGGNIPGAQGVPEEMIRQAAQLGVCKVNIDTDLRLAMTAAIRKDLIDNPNNFDPRKYLGAGRTAIKEMVQHKIKNVLGSNNAI
- a CDS encoding pseudouridine synthase, translated to MAKTQRIDKVLANLGYGSRRDIRKICKDGLVKVDGKIIKDSSLHIDPENSEIIVGNEVVNYREFIYIMMNKPQGVISATEDNRDETVVDLLDESYRPFDVFPVGRLDKDTEGLLLLTNDGQLAHQLLSPKKQVPKTYYAKVEGVVTEEDGERFKEGVFIDEDYKTLPAELKILNSDEISEIELTIYEGKFHQVKRMFQAVDKTVIYLKRLSMGPLELDNNLDLGEYRELTEEELEQIKELK